One genomic segment of Impatiens glandulifera chromosome 6, dImpGla2.1, whole genome shotgun sequence includes these proteins:
- the LOC124943365 gene encoding UPF0481 protein At3g47200-like: protein MASTSTNPSELADTIIKYLEKLPPVNSSASIYKVPRELRIGNEKYFTPKTVSIGPLHVETQSSMHVIKTRYLNSFLSRLPRGVLLEDVIRVLQGLEESARGCYAENISLTCDEFIRLMLIDGCFILQLLWRYGNKKEADQGDPIFLKGRAKWAMLYNLQQDLLLLENQLPFFVLCSLYKLVLVQECDPRQALIDSVINFFDSIAPTEKLRRVITDVEPKHLLDLVMFSLFPRPSLEPEALHGGNPPESPLNVEALLKGENYLENSVDIDRVLRETSNHGENSVDVRSASELDLSGVRFTKCIKKDGYLTDIMFRDGVLYVPTVVLLDSTASLFWNLLALEQCSDSKEYGCVFISYISFMDNLICDNKDVEIFTRNNMLLSWVNDDKEFLLLFNRLALAADMDGINEFSNISHQLERYCRSNIHPLRAYIARNYFEARWDLMNTVMLFIFTVTQTIFAILDYNRKGKK, encoded by the coding sequence ATGGCTTCCACTTCAACGAATCCCTCAGAACTAGCCGATACTATTATCAAATACTTAGAAAAATTGCCTCCCGTAAACTCTTCTGCCTCCATTTACAAGGTCCCCAGGGAACTCCGAATTGGAAATGAAAAGTACTTCACTCCGAAGACGGTATCTATTGGCCCTCTACACGTCGAAACACAAAGCTCCATGCATGTGATCAAGACCCGATATTTGAATTCCTTCCTTTCCCGGCTCCCTCGAGGCGTGCTCTTGGAGGATGTCATCCGTGTGTTACAAGGCTTGGAGGAAAGTGCTCGGGGTTGTTACGCCGAGAATATATCATTAACTTGTGACGAGTTTATAAGGCTCATGTTAATTGACGGATGCTTCATCCTTCAATTACTATGGAGGTATGGAAACAAGAAAGAGGCGGATCAAGGTGATCCAATATTCCTCAAAGGCCGGGCAAAATGGGCTATGTTGTATAACTTGCAACAAGATCTATTGTTACTAGAAAATCAACTTCCTTTCTTTGTTCTTTGTTCCCTATACAAATTAGTCCTCGTTCAAGAATGCGATCCTCGTCAGGCGTTGATTGATTCGGTCATCAACTTCTTTGACAGCATTGCTCCAACTGAGAAGCTTCGCCGCGTCATAACCGACGTGGAGCCCAAACATCTCCTCGACTTGGTGATGTTCTCCTTGTTCCCTCGACCTTCCCTTGAACCGGAAGCCTTGCATGGAGGGAACCCTCCCGAGAGTCCTTTGAATGTTGAAGCCTTACTAAAAGGAGAAAACTATCTAGAGAATTCAGTTGACATCGATAGAGTCTTGCGAGAAACTTCGAACCATGGGGAGAATTCGGTGGATGTCAGAAGTGCATCAGAGCTAGATCTCTCGGGAGTTAGATTCACCAAGTGTATTAAGAAAGACGGTTACCTGACTGATATAATGTTTCGCGATGGGGTGTTATATGTCCCAACCGTGGTCCTACTTGACTCGACCGCATCATTGTTCTGGAATCTATTGGCATTGGAGCAATGCTCTGATTCTAAGGAATATGGTTGTGTGTTCATATCCTATATTAGTTTCATGGATAACCTCATATGCGATAACAAGGATGTGGAGATATTCACGAGGAATAACATGTTGTTGTCATGGGTAAATGACGACAAGGAGTTTCTCTTGCTCTTTAACCGTTTGGCTTTGGCTGCCGACATGGATGGCATAAACGAATTCTCAAATATTTCTCATCAACTCGAAAGATATTGCCGAAGTAACATCCATCCACTTCGAGCTTATATAGCGCGCAACTATTTCGAGGCAAGATGGGATTTGATGAACACGGTGATGCTCTTTATTTTTACAGTAACGCAGACTATTTTCGCCATCCTCGACTATAatagaaaaggtaaaaaatga
- the LOC124942604 gene encoding uncharacterized protein LOC124942604 isoform X1, translating to MKKERRLVFLAFAVVMVFGVAVYFRLWSVDYRMSSDEAQLLRREFDLANREAMDESADWRRMYDQEVERASMCIKELNNTKKRMMEENGANSYLNKRLELLQKENMDLLERVETLMQELEGEKLKCN from the exons ATGAAGAAAGAGAGAAGATTAGTCTTCCTAGCATTCGCCGTGGTTATGGTTTTCGGTGTCGCCGTCTACTTCAGGCTCTGGTCTGTTGATTACAGAATGTCTTCCGATGAAGCTCAACTTTTAAG GCGGGAGTTTGATCTTGCTAACAGGGAAGCAATGGATGAATCTGCTGACTGGAGACGAATGTACGACCAAGAAGTAGAAAGGGCTTCTATGTGCATTAAGGAATTAAACAAT ACGAAAAAGAGGATGATGGAGGAAAATGGTGCAAATAGTTACTTGAACAAGAGGCTGGAACTGCTTCAGAAG GAGAACATGGATCTGTTGGAAAGGGTTGAAACACTGATGCAAGAACTCGAAGGGGAGAAGCTTAAATGCAACTAA
- the LOC124942604 gene encoding BTB/POZ domain-containing protein At5g03250 isoform X2, with protein MAFLRIGSKSDAFHRQGKIWQCTTGLPSDITIEIGDVSFQLHKFPLLSRSGLLAKRINGEDDANQPITVLQLTDVPGGAKAFEFVARFCYRVKIELNVVNVVSVVSVRCVEDYLQVKEELGRGI; from the exons ATGGCATTTCTGAGAATCGGTTCTAAATCTGATGCATTTCATCGCCAAGGCAAGATATG GCAATGCACTACAGGCTTACCCAGTGACATTACTATAGAAATCGGGGATGTCTCCTTTCAACTTCACAag TTTCCTTTGCTTTCTCGGAGTGGGCTTCTCGCTAAGAGAATTAACGGAGAGGACGATGCAAACCAACCAATCACTGTTCTTCAACTCACTGATGTCCCGGGCGGGGCGAAAGCGTTTGAGTTTGTCGCTAGATTCTGCTATCGCGTTAAAATAGAGCTGAACGTTGTCAACGTTGTCAGTGTTGTCAGTGTTCGTTGCGTGGAGGATTATCTTCAAGTGAAAGAGGAGTTGGGGAGGGGAATTTAG